From the Salminus brasiliensis chromosome 15, fSalBra1.hap2, whole genome shotgun sequence genome, the window ATTACTTTCGTTCCTTCCACATCTTATATATCCTGTTATTGACTGAAACTGAAGATATAGTATGTTATGTTTTACAGCCATTTGTAATAGTCCCCCATTCACATTATCAACACCATATGTTGTCTCTCATTTTGTATTGTTCTTATTAGTTCCTCTTCCTCAGTTACATGACATTTttgtattcttttattattaccTCCTTGATGTTTAAACCGGATTGTTCACTAacaatatttctcattttgcttTCAAGATAATCTATTTtcttaataaattaatttgCAATATAATTTCAACAAtttgcaagtaatctgcaatATTTTTTCTGGTTTGATTAAGAAAGACccttttgtctttcttgccCAAGGTGTAGTTCAATACTTTTCATAATtcttttcattattcattaAATCTTTAAATCACATCAAAttgaatgtatttgtatagcactgtTATTATCTTATTATCAAACAACAACTTAAATACTTAATGCATACATTCTATTGTACCTTTTGaaagtgatttttttaaataatcatcTTTTATGAATAATCATATACAGGACTGTGTGCAAGTCTTCTAATTCTAACTGATTTGTAGTAATATATAACAACCAGGACTGAATGGAAACACCAGCATTCACAATGTGTAGCCATTGAAACTGGGTCtgaatcaacaacaacaacaacaataataataataataataatcataataataataataataataataacaataattatctGCACAGTTATTACCAAATTAAACTGCAAGACAATAATGGTGTTGAGATATTGTacagtacatacactatatggacaaaggtttcAGGACAGGTTTCTGTTCATACACTGTTTCTgtaatcaaggggattaaaagagcaactgtctctactgtccagagaagaagactttctactagacgttggcagagcattgctgtggggatttgattgcatttagcaacaatagcattagtgaggtcaggatggtggataatcaccaccccacctcattatcccaaaagtactggatggagctccatcaccatcattccagagaacacagctcttccactgctccacagctcctcaatgctggggggctttatacccctctagcccacgcctggcattattaggcagcatggagccgatagggtcatgtttatctgctccagggagtcctattctaatatTTTATCtagctgtttgtgtgtatttgcacatctgtgtcagcaatggataaAAGGTTTGTTTGCTGTAACAAACTGCTGTACAGTAGCACTGCATTGTGAATGATGGCCTGAATGTGGACGTTACAGTGAACtgcatttgcaaatctgtgtGTTTCAAAGCTAAAATTAGTCTGTGCTGAGGCTTCTTTGGTGGAGTGTTAAAATAGCATCAGTGTAATTTAAACCACAAGGAACATGCTGTGTCTTATATTCATAACACCttacactcagacacacacacacacacaatgtattTTAAGAATGTGTTATTTTCAGACACTTCAGTAATGTGTGAAAAATCTCTGGACATGTTGCACCTCTGACCCAGAAACTAACGCTAAGCTGTGTCTGTATTAATGCTTCACTACACTggagtggtgttgtgttttgtgacTGGTGCTGTGTTTTCGTGACCTTTTGGGATCCCTTGGCCTATACATGTCTgttctgtccaatgaaaaacatgtatctccaatatttacatttacatttaaggaatttagcagatgctcttctccagagcgacttacaaaagtgctttgctattcacTCAAGTATAACCTctaactctaaataatactggactccatgaggagaactttggagatgttctaatgatgaacacagtgatggagaaccacctccactttctgtgttttttctattttatgaGTATATGAGTTTAACACATATAAAGACATGTGGTTGATTCACGTGTGAGGCATGTAGACACACAGAGGCATGTCATGTGTagcacatagcaacacccttaccccacccccctcctacACTCGCACACATTTCAGTGTGTACACAGGCTCTTACGTTTCTCTGATCCTGAATGGAGTCGGAGGCTGAGCTCCAGGCCGGGGATGAGGCCGCGTCTTCATGCCCAGGACAGTGCACCCTGTGTGGGCATGGTGAACAGACACTGTCCCTATTCTGCCTGGATGACCTGGTGCcggtgtgctgtgtgtgtggatcagcacacacactcagcggACACAGAGTTTATCCCATAGAGGAAGCTGTGCAAGACTGCAAGGTaggacacagaaacacacacacacacacacttttccggTGTTGAAATGACATATGGAAACAACACCAGAGAAAGTTATTAAAGGTTAAAGGAGCAGTTTGGTGAATTTCAGGTGAACATGATTGATCTCTGTCCCCAGATTCAGTCGATCagacaagacatgtttgatatcttatgtgtttctttagtttccaatgggagatgctaggctaattttgctaacaaacactagacttagactgtcaccaatctcatacTTACTTCTTACTCTACTAACTTTTTTAAACtattttttatatgtatgtatttataagATCAGTTTTATCTGCTGTTCTCCTCCAATGTTCAAATGAGATGATATTGAACAAATTAATGTGTTTAAGAAAAGTCTAGCTTTTTAGCATAAAAGCTataatccatatatatatatatatatatatatatatatatatatatatatatatacatttgttatacatttattaaactagttaaatttttttttatattcattgCATGTAAAGTGATAATTCGAGCCTTTTTGTTTTACTTGGCAGTAAAACAGTATGGCTTATAGTTAATGAAAATCTGAAATCCAGAATcttaaatgaaaatattaaatTTCAAGTTTGAATAAATTACTAATCAAGCGTATCAACATACAAAACCCAAAATGAAATATATTACTTTCAGTGtaagaaatataaaatatgacattttaagACTTGATCTTAGATGTTTTACCTTTTTGAATGAAATTATGAATGCAAATGAATAATATTCTCTCTTTTAGATGCATCAATACACTCACATCACAAGCATAAGAATTTACTGTGCACACCGCACCcttctatatgtgtatatatacccTACTTCAAAGTGtagctcctctctctgctctatAGAGGGAGCTGGAAAGATCAGTGAATATGTTACAGAAGAGAGCCTGGAAATCTGACCTGATCAGAAGCACCTGTGAGTCAGACTTCAAGCACAACCAGGTACTAAACCCCGTTCATGACTGTTATATGACTGTACAATATTAATCAAGTACTAAACCCTCCTACACTACTGTTATATTACAGTATCATACTAACCAGAGACTAAACCTCATACActactgttttaataaagtatagtACAAACTAGCTACTAAACCCTCATACACTACTgttatattacagtataatataAACCAGGTACTAAACCCCTAGTAAAACACGTACAATAGGTTAGTATAATACAAACCTATTCAAATCTATACAATATCTATCCAGTGTCTATCTGCAAaaagtaatgtaaacatttcagattatatACTAAACCTGTACATTGTAAGCAgtgcaaaatgtgtgtgtgtgtgtgtaatctaagttaatgtgtatatattctgtattgcTTTTTGTATATACTTGTGTTTTTACTCTTGGGACGActatatgtaaatgtgatgtgacaataaacctGAATCgatttgatttgttttggtttgctttgatttgatttgatttgatctaAGTGTTTAAAGTGTTCTGTCTCCCAGTCTCAGACCCAGCAGACAGAGCTTCAGATAAGGGAGGAGTTTGAGAAGCTTCATCAGTTCTttagagaagaagaggaggccAGGATAACTGCActgagggaggaagaggagaagaaggagaagaggatGAAGGAGCGGTGTGATAAAGTGGAGGAACTGATTGAGTTTATTTCAGACACAATCAGAGCaatagaggaggagatgaatgCAGATGACACAGACTTTCAGAAggtatttatctatctatctatctatctatctatctatctgtctgtctgtctgactgtctatctgtctgtctatatttcCCTCTAcagctctctgtgtgtttgtctatctatacgtctgtctatctgcctgtttGTCTATCCATATTTGCACCCATACATCAATCTACTATCTCTGTCTTATCTGTCTCATCTACTAACCATCTGTTTGTGcagttaaatatatattaaatattctgTGTCTCTTTCAGAACTATGGGGACACAATCAGAAGGTACTGTGTATTAGCAGgacttttatatgtttatacatGGTTCTACTGATTTAATATATCTTTAATACCTATTACATTTGCACATTTCATGTTACTTTTCTACATCGACATGTGTCTGTTATTAATAGAGTATGGAAATGTCAGAAGAAGCCACGCAAGGTCTTTAGGACCCTGA encodes:
- the LOC140535688 gene encoding nuclear factor 7, brain-like isoform X1, which codes for MESEAELQAGDEAASSCPGQCTLCGHGEQTLSLFCLDDLVPVCCVCGSAHTLSGHRVYPIEEAVQDCKRELERSVNMLQKRAWKSDLIRSTCESDFKHNQSQTQQTELQIREEFEKLHQFFREEEEARITALREEEEKKEKRMKERCDKVEELIEFISDTIRAIEEEMNADDTDFQKNYGDTIRRVWKCQKKPRKVFRTLIDVPKHVGNLRFKVWEKMLETVPCFPVTLDPNSTFTLQADLNQSFSWVVDVGQSSNWTLGVAKTTAKQEEIYKTCPEEGLWTISLQDGEYHAMTSPPERLEINSHRPERIRVCVDWKGGRLSFTDPDNDIHLYTFSHTFTEPLLPYFESFCPGHPLPQRVSVVVQKHKLSEDDNGDDEEEARQQEGH